The following proteins come from a genomic window of Methanoculleus caldifontis:
- a CDS encoding flippase, translating into MKFAKNLSYVGLGTILSTIFSFSYNIIAGRVLGPAGYGGFTLVQSIAMFLYIPMLLGLNTAMIKYCAESRDLYQQRKIISTTYGVVIGLTIVTLLLYGVFRYQIADVFSVSQEIIAISVLFALLFVYYTLAISSLRGLHQMKDYAVFQPIYGVTLLSALLVFIYIQFNSFKAMVYATCLAYGIVGSIIVLIFLRKHLSFIIDRSWLSTLWKYSSVAVIGGISFTLYTSIDRIMINYYMDVESVGIYGVYYYASFTVLMLISGVFTTVFFPTSSKTHDKRALYAKLNKFVPYLLILGVPAALLGEYIILRLFGEGYPIQLPLMLVFAVAAILVTWYEIYAWFFNSEGIQGSKLTVSGTLIIAIANIVLNLILIPRFGLYGAIGATALAFALGLGYNFYRGKRFFTRRLAQQHLRN; encoded by the coding sequence ATGAAGTTTGCCAAGAATCTATCTTACGTGGGCCTAGGCACAATATTGTCAACAATATTTTCATTCTCGTATAACATCATCGCAGGGCGAGTGCTCGGCCCCGCCGGATATGGTGGTTTCACGCTTGTCCAATCCATCGCCATGTTCTTGTATATTCCCATGCTTTTAGGGCTGAATACTGCTATGATAAAATATTGTGCAGAGAGCAGAGATCTGTACCAGCAACGCAAAATTATCTCAACGACGTATGGCGTCGTCATCGGCCTGACTATAGTTACACTACTGCTCTATGGCGTCTTTAGATATCAGATTGCAGATGTCTTCTCTGTAAGTCAAGAAATCATCGCAATATCGGTTCTTTTTGCATTGCTTTTTGTATACTACACTCTGGCAATCAGTAGCCTCCGTGGTCTGCACCAGATGAAGGATTATGCGGTCTTTCAGCCGATCTACGGGGTTACGCTGTTGTCGGCGCTTCTAGTTTTCATTTATATCCAGTTCAATTCCTTTAAAGCAATGGTTTACGCGACATGTCTTGCCTACGGGATAGTCGGGTCTATTATCGTACTGATATTCCTCAGAAAACACCTGTCGTTTATCATCGACCGTTCATGGCTTTCGACACTATGGAAATATAGTTCGGTGGCGGTCATAGGGGGGATATCCTTCACTCTCTATACCAGCATCGACCGGATTATGATCAACTACTACATGGATGTTGAGAGTGTGGGAATCTACGGGGTGTATTATTACGCATCGTTCACGGTGTTAATGCTGATCTCAGGAGTATTTACAACTGTTTTCTTCCCAACATCGTCAAAGACGCATGATAAAAGGGCACTCTACGCGAAACTCAATAAATTTGTTCCGTATTTACTGATTCTGGGGGTGCCGGCAGCGTTACTAGGTGAGTACATTATTTTACGACTGTTTGGGGAGGGCTATCCTATACAACTTCCACTCATGCTTGTATTTGCGGTCGCCGCAATTCTGGTGACATGGTATGAGATATATGCATGGTTTTTTAACTCAGAGGGGATACAGGGATCTAAATTAACAGTCTCTGGGACGTTGATCATTGCAATCGCAAACATCGTCTTAAATCTCATACTTATCCCACGATTCGGGCTTTACGGTGCTATTGGGGCAACAGCACTCGCTTTCGCACTCGGTCTAGGCTACAACTTCTACCGGGGGAAA